Below is a window of Halolamina sp. CBA1230 DNA.
GCGAGATCACCGTCCCCGACTTCATCGCGGTCCGGTTCGGCGACGACGGCACCGGCGGCGACCGTATGCGGGCGTTCTCGGCGCTGCTGATCGTCGTCGCCTACACGGTGTACATCAGCGCACAGTACACCGGCGCCGGGCTGATCTTCCAGTCGATCTTCGGCGTCTCCACCGAGATGGGGATGGCGATCATGGTCGCGATCATCATCGCCTACACCGCCTTCGGCGGGATGCGTGCGAGCGCGCTGTCCGACTTCGTCCAGATCATCATCATGACCGTCGGGGCGATCATCTCGATCCCGATCCTGCTGGGCAACATCGGCGGGGTCGGCGAGCTCGAGATGATGCTCACCTCGCTCAACCCCGCGCTGCTGGGTTGGGCGATGACCCCGCTCGAGGTCGGCACCATCGCGCTGGCGTTCGGGTTCGGGATGCTGGGCGCGCCGTACGAGATCGTCCGCATCTACTCGATGCGCGACGAGCAGACGGTGCGGTACGCGATCGGCACGACGCTGATCTTCCAGATCCTGATCGGCGCCGGCGTCGCCGTCGTCGGGATGAGCATGCGCGTGCTCTACCCCCAGCTCACCACCCCCGACCTCGCGAGCGTGATCATGAGCATCGACGTGCTGGGGCCGATCCTGGGCGCGCTGGTGATCGGCGCGATCCTCTCGGCGATGCTGAGCACGGTCGACTCGATCATGATCGTCTCGGCGGGCGCGATCGCCCACGACATCTACGCCGAACTGCTCAACCCCGACGCCAGCGAGAACCGGAAGCTCTGGGCGAACCGCATCTCGGTGATCTTCGTCGGGATCATCCCGTTCTTCCTCGCGCTGTACGGCGAGCTGCTGGGCGGGCTCGTGCAGTTCATCGTGCTGCTGCAGGCGGCGATCATCGGAGCGACGTTCTCGATGCCGCTGCTGCTCGGCTTACACTGGGACCGCATGAACACCACCGGCGCGTTCGCCGGGATGATCCTCGGATTCATCTCGGTGCTCGTGTGGCACTTCGGCACCGACGCCGGCGTGATCTCGGGTGTCCTCGCACAGATCGACCCGGTCGTCCCGGGCGTGATCATGTGTCTGGTGGGGATGATCGCCGGCTCCTACCTCACCTCGAAACCCTCGCGGGAGGCGCTCGCGCCGTTCTTCGACGTCTAACCCCCTCGGTGTATTTTCCGTGACCCGTCCCATCACCGCCGTCGACGTCGAAACCCGAACGCTCCCGCTCGCGGAGTCGTTCCCGACCAGCTACGGCGACCTGCCGACTGACCACTGCTACGTCCGCGTCGACGACGGCGAGACCGTCGGCTACGGCGAGGGCGCCGCACTCCGGACGTTCACTGGCGAGACGGCCGCGACGATGGCCGTCGCTGCCCGCGAGCAGTACGCGCCGGCCGTCGTCGACGAACCGCCCGACCCTGCGCTCCGGGCGCTGGCTCGCGCCAGGGAACGGCTCCCGAACCACCCCGGCGCGGCCGTCGCCGTCGAGGCTGCGGTGCTGGATCTGAAAGCCCGCCGGAAGGGTGTCCCGCTCCACGACCTCCTCGGACCGACCCGACGGACGACCGTCCCGACCGTC
It encodes the following:
- a CDS encoding sodium/solute symporter (Members of the Solute:Sodium Symporter (SSS), TC 2.A.21 as described in tcdb.org, catalyze solute:Na+ symport. Known solutes for members of the family include sugars, amino acids, nucleosides, inositols, vitamins, urea or anions, depending on the system.), which translates into the protein MAVIGTVGWVFIITLALYFMVIFGIGVYGYLKTEDEEDFLVANREIGPAVGAATLSATQMSAGTFVGTLGVHYLTGVSFVYIWIGLWMGWLVSLVFVAPQMRRFGEITVPDFIAVRFGDDGTGGDRMRAFSALLIVVAYTVYISAQYTGAGLIFQSIFGVSTEMGMAIMVAIIIAYTAFGGMRASALSDFVQIIIMTVGAIISIPILLGNIGGVGELEMMLTSLNPALLGWAMTPLEVGTIALAFGFGMLGAPYEIVRIYSMRDEQTVRYAIGTTLIFQILIGAGVAVVGMSMRVLYPQLTTPDLASVIMSIDVLGPILGALVIGAILSAMLSTVDSIMIVSAGAIAHDIYAELLNPDASENRKLWANRISVIFVGIIPFFLALYGELLGGLVQFIVLLQAAIIGATFSMPLLLGLHWDRMNTTGAFAGMILGFISVLVWHFGTDAGVISGVLAQIDPVVPGVIMCLVGMIAGSYLTSKPSREALAPFFDV